A DNA window from Phragmites australis chromosome 11, lpPhrAust1.1, whole genome shotgun sequence contains the following coding sequences:
- the LOC133884566 gene encoding transcription elongation factor SPT6 homolog isoform X1, with the protein MAGGTVLSDEEEDDIEVDEEDPRPSRRGRNDMDDRDDDDEEDEEEDGQDEFEKDGFIVDDEDEEEDEEGEEEEQKSDDERRKKKKKKKRESEDFTLDEDDYMLLQDNNITGISRPKPGNKFKRLKKAGRESEMDERSGYSDDDGTGKKRTGKERVEYSLFGDHQDAPFEDILEEDQQAEEVEVVEDEDDEMADFIVEDEIDENGQVVRKKKIKKKLPRQAAGVSSSALQEAHDIFGDVDDLLALRKQDLEREAANSGDLRGNRLEDEFEPFILAEKYMTAKDEQIKEIDVPERMQLSEELTGYPSTDSTMIEEESIWIHNQLTGDGFLSFFGNEHVNKDIDQKDIANVLTMLHVNKFEIPFIAMYRKENCPSLFKDLDSNEQGNENDVPKMRWHKLLWAVQTLDKKWLLLQKRKVALELYYDKRFDDENRRIDDVTRQDLNRQLYNSIIEALKDAKSEKEVEDVDAKFNLHFPPGEVEEEGQFKRPKRKSLYNICHKAGLWEVANQFGRSAEQLGHHLTLTKIPEAGELDSGKDSPEEVAANFMCAMFETPQDVLRGARHMAAVEIGCEPIVRKHIRSIFMNKAVVSTSPTPEGNTIIDPYHQLSGVKWLREKPLNKFVDAQWLLIQKAEEEKLLKVNIKLPENAKKELMSEARENYLSDCVSKSAQLWDEQRKMILDDAFFNFLLPSMEKEARSLLTAKAKNWLHMEYGKQLWNKVTVAPWKKKDTDKKDADIDLDDESELRVMACCWGPGKPATTFVMLDSSGELVDVLYAGSISSRSQGVAESQRKKNDQQRVLKFMTDHQPHVVCVGTSNYNCRQLKDDIYEVIFKIVEDHPRDVNPQMENFSIVYGDESVPRLYENSRISSDQFPGQSGIVKRAVALGRYLQNPLAMIATLCGPGKEILSWKLHALEQFLTPDEKYEVVEQVMVDATNQIGFDVNLAASHEWHFSTLQFVAGLGPRKASALQKDLVREGSIFSRKELVKPLGRKVFMNASGFLRVRRSGAAAASAQIIDLLEDTRIHPESYVLAKNLAKDVYAEVAPHEANEMDDDEQEMAIEHVRERSDMLKRLDIDEYIKSISEEFRKKETLQDIQMELLCGFSDWRNPYTEPSPDEEFWMLSGETEDTISEGRIVQVTVRNIQENKIICTFDSGLKAIVMADNYSDDGFDPESSQLHEGDVLTGKIRNVNKNRFMVYLTCKSSEMRRRPYTRGDRDPYYHEQDMAPTEQDKARKQKEIAKKHFKPRMIVHPHFQNLTAEEAMQFLSDKEPGEKVIRPSSRGPSFLTLTLKIFDDVYAHKEITEGGKDHKDITSLLRLGKTLTIDNETFEDLDEVIDRYVDPLVGHLKSMLSYRKFRKGLKNEVDEMLRVEKAENPMRIVYCFGISHEHPGTFILSYVRSTNPHHEYVGLYPKGFRFRKRDFDNIDRLVSYFQKNIDKPPPDSGPSMRNVAAMVPMKNSAWGSGSGVGGGNDGWRGDGNNDRGRPFSGRSGGRFDSRNSSGGRGREHGRGRGNFGNDDNGGGWSGNGGGSSGGWTDNIGSGGGGWGTGGTGGSWGGGGSTGGGSGGGDAGWGGAGGDSNRGSGGSGGGWGAAAGGADSAGGGGSGGWGAAAGGTDGAGGSNDSGWGSAKKLVPAQDGGSRWGSSGAGGGW; encoded by the exons ATGGCTGGGGGCACGGTGCTCTCCGATGAGGAAG AAGATGATATCGAGGTCGACGAGGAGGATCCGCGGCCGTCGCGGAGGGGCAGGAACGATATGGACGATcgcgacgacgatgacgaggaggacgaggaag AGGATGGCCAGGACGAATTTGAGAAGGATGGCTTCATAGTGGATGATGAagacgaggaggaagacgaggaaggagaggaagaggaacagaAGAGTGACGATGAGAGGcgtaagaagaaaaagaaaaagaaaag GGAATCAGAAGACTTCACGCTTGATGAGGATGACTACATGTTGCTCCAGGATAATAACATCACTGGCATCAGTCGGCCAAAGCCT GGAAACAAGTTTAAGCGCTTGAAGAAGGCTGGAAGGGAATCTGAAATGGATGAGCGCTCTGGTTACTCAGACGATGATGGAACAGGGAAAAAGCGTACTGGCAAGGAGAGGGTTGAGTACAGCTTATTTGGTGACCATCAAG ATGCACCCTTTGAGGACATTCTTGAGGAGGATCAGCAGGCAGAGGAAGTTGAGGTTGTTGAAGACGAAGACGATGAAATGGCTGATTTCATTGTTGAAGACGAAATCGATGAGAATGGCCAAGTTGTAAG AAAGAAGAAGATTAAAAAGAAGTTACCACGACAAGCAGCAGGTGTATCGTCATCTGCTCTGCAAGAGGCCCATGACATATTTGGTGATGTTGATGACTTGTTAGCACTAAGAAAGCAAGATCTTGAGAGGGAAGCTGCTAATTCCGGTGACTTGAGAGGGAATAGGCTTGAAGACGAGTTTGAGCCATTTATTCTTGCAGAGAAGTATATGACAGCAAAAGATGAGCAAATAAAAGAAATTGATGTACCTGAGAGGATGCAG TTGTCTGAAGAATTGACTGGCTATCCTTCAACGGATAGCACGATGATAGAGGAAGAGAGCATATGGATACACAATCAACTAACTGGTGATgggtttctttccttttttggcAATGAGCATGTGAACAAGGATATTGACCAGAAGGACATTGCTAACGTCTTGACCATGTTACATGTCAACAAATTTGAA ATTCCATTCATTGCAATGTATAGAAAGGAGAATTGCCCAAGCCTGTTCAAAGACCTTGATTCAAATGAACAGGGTAATGAAAATGATGTGCCTAAAATGAGGTGGCATAAG CTGCTCTGGGCAGTTCAGACGTTAGACAAAAAATGGCTGCTTCTTCAGAAGCGCAAGGTTGCTTTGGAGTTGTATTATGATAAAAGATTTGATGATGAGAATCGGAGGATAGATGATGTCACAAGGCAGGACCTAAACAGGCAACTTTATAATTCTATCATTGAAGCACTAAAGGATGCTAAATCTGAGAAAGAGGTGGAGGATGTTGATGCAAAATTCAATTTACATTTTCCTCCTGGTGAAGTTGAAGAAGAAGGCCAATTTAAACGGCCAAAAAGGAAATCCCTGTACAATATTTGTCACAAGGCAGGGTTATGGGAGGTTGCCAACCAATTTGGTCGCAGTGCTGAGCAATTAGGTCACCATCTGACATTAACAAAGATACCT GAAGCAGGTGAGCTGGATAGCGGTAAAGACTCTCCTGAAGAGGTTGCTGCAAATTTCATGTGTGCAATGTTTGAAACACCACAAGATGTTCTTCGGGGCGCGAGACACATG GCAGCAGTTGAGATTGGTTGCGAGCCTATTGTAAGAAAGCATATTCGAAGCATCTTCATGAATAAAGCAGTTGTGTCAACAAGCCCCACACCAGAGGGCAATACCATCATAGATCCATATCATCAACTATCAGGTGTTAAGTGGCTGAGAGAGAAACCACTGAACAAGTTTGTAGATGCACAGTGGCTTCTTATTCAGAAAGCAGAGGAAGAAAAGCTCCTCAAAGTTAACATAAAATTGCCagaaaatgcaaagaaagaacTCATGTCTGAGGCTCGTGAGAATTATCTAAGTGACTGTGTGAGCAAGTCTGCACAATTGTGGGATGAGCAACGAAAGATGATACTGGATGATGCCTTCTTCAATTTCCTTCTTCCATCAATGGAAAAGGAAGCTCGATCGCTGTTGACAGCAAAAGCCAAAAATTGGCTTCATATGGAATATGGGAAACAGTTGTGGAACAAGGTTACTGTTGCTCCTTGGAAGAAGAAGGACACAGATAAAAAGGATGCTGAcattgatctggatgatgaatCGGAGTTGAGAGTTATGGCCTGCTGCTGGGGTCCTGGGAAGCCAGCAACTACCTTTGTAATGTTAGACTCATCAGGAGAATTGGTTGATGTTCTATATGCGGGTTCTATCAGTAGCAGGTCTCAAGGAGTTGCTGAGTCGCAGCGGAAGAAGAATGACCAGCAGCGAGTTTTAAAGTTTATGACTGATCATCAGCCACATGTTGTGTGTGTGGGAACATCAAACTACAATTGCAGACAACTCAAGGATGATATTTATGAG gttatttttaaaattgtaGAAGACCATCCGAGAGATGTGAACCCGCAAATGGAAAATTTTAGCATTGTCTATGGTGATGAGTCTGTACCTCGCTTGTATGAGAACTCTCGAATATCTTCAGATCAATTTCCTGGCCAGTCAG GTATTGTGAAGCGGGCTGTGGCACTTGGACGTTACCTTCAGAATCCATTGGCAATGATTGCAACACTGTGTGGACCTGGAAAAGAGATACTTTCGTGGAAACTGCATGCGCTTGAACAGTTTCTTACTCCTGATGAAAAGTATGAAGTTGTTGAGCAAGTAATGGTTGATGCAACAAATCAGATAGGTTTTGACGTTAATCTTGCTGCTAGCCATGAGTGGCATTTTTCAACTTTGCAATTTGTTGCTGGTCTGGGTCCACGCAAAGCTTCAGCTTTGCAGAAAGATCTGGTAAGAGAGGGATCCATTTTTAGTCGTAAGGAGCTTGTAAAACCTCTAGGCAGGAAAGTATTcatgaatgcttctgggtttTTACGTGTTCGACGGAGTGGTGCAGCTGCTGCCAGTGCTCAAATCATTGATCTGCTTGAGGATACTAGGATCCATCCCGAATCATATGTATTGGCAAAGAATTTGGCCAAGGATGTCTATGCTGAGGTTGCACCACATGAAGCGAATGAAATGGATGATGACGAGCAAGAGATGGCAATTGAGCATGTAAGAGAAAGGTCAGATATGCTCAAACGTCTTGACATTGATGAATATATAAAGAGTATTTCAGAAGAATTCCGTAAGAAGGAAACACTGCAGGACATACAGATGGAACTGCTGTGCGGGTTTTCTGATTGGAGGAACCCCTATACCGAGCCAAGCCCAGATGAGGAATTCTGGATGCTTTCTGGTGAAACTGAAGATACCATATCTGAAGGAAGGATTGTTCAAGTAACTGTTCGTAATATACAAGAGAATAAAATTATTTGCACTTTTGATTCTGGTTTGAAAGCCATAGTTATGGCAGACAATTATTCTGATGATGGCTTTGACCCTGAGTCATCACAGTTACATGAAGGTGATGTGTTAACCGGCAAAATTAGGAATGTTAATAAAAATAGGTTCATGGTTTATTTAACATGCAAGTCTAGTGAAATGAGGAGAAGACCATACACCAGAGGTGATCGGGATCCTTACTATCATGAACAAGACATGGCACCGACTGAACAAGATAAGGCTcgaaaacaaaaggaaattgCAAAGAAACATTTCAAGCCCCGGATGATTGTTCATCCTCACTTTCAGAACCTGACAGCGGAAGAAGCCATGCAG TTTTTATCAGATAAAGAACCTGGTGAGAAGGTCATTCGGCCAAGTTCTAGGGGACCATCATTTCTGACTCTTACCCTGAAAATTTTTGATGACGTCTATGCACACAAGGAGATAACTGAAGGTGGAAAGGATCACAAAGATATCACAAGTTTGCTTCGCCTGGGAAAAACATTGACAATTGATAACGAAACTTTTGAAGACCTTGATGAG GTTATAGACAGATATGTGGATCCGTTGGTAGGACACCTGAAGAGCATGCTCTCTTACCGTAAATTCAGGAAGGGGTTAAAAAACGAGGTTGATGAAATGTTAAGGGTAGAGAAGGCAGAGAATCCTATGAGAATAGTATATTGTTTTGGAATATCTCATGAACATCCAGGCACCTTCATATTGTCATATGTTAGGAGTACAAATCCACATCATGAATATGTTGGGTTATACCCGAAGGGCTTCAGATTTCGAAAGAGAGATTTCGACAACATTGATCGCCTCGTATCGTATTTCCAGAAGAATATTGACAAACCACCGCCTGATTCTGGACCATCAATGCGGAATGTTGCTGCAATGGTGCCTATGAAAAATTCAGCTTGGGGTTCTGGTagtggtgttggtggtggaaaTGATGGATGGAGGGGAGATGGTAATAATGATAGGGGTAGACCTTTCTCTGGAAGATCAG GAGGGAGGTTTGATTCAAGGAACAGTTCTGGTGGTCGTGGACGAGAGCATGGGCGAGGTCGAGGTAACTTTGGCAATGACGACAATGGTGGAGGTTGGAGTGGTAATGGTGGTGGCAGCAGTGGGGGATGGACTGATAACATTGGCAGTGGTGGAGGCGGATGGGGCACAGGTGGCACTGGTGGCTCCTGGGGTGGTGGTGGTAGTACTGGCGGAGGATCTGGAGGCGGGGATGCTGGATGGGGTGGAGCTGGCGGTGACAGCAACCGTGGTAGTGGTGGCAGTGGAGGAGGCTGGGGAGCAGCTGCTGGTGGCGCTGACagtgccggtggtggtggtagtggaGGTTGGGGAGCAGCTGCTGGTGGAACTGACGGTGCTGGTGGCTCTAACGACTCTGGTTGGGGCAGCGCCAAAAAGTTGGTCCCAGCACAGGATGGTGGAAGCAGGTGGgggtcctccggcgccggtgGTGGCTGGTGA
- the LOC133884566 gene encoding transcription elongation factor SPT6 homolog isoform X2, which translates to MAGGTVLSDEEDDIEVDEEDPRPSRRGRNDMDDRDDDDEEDEEEDGQDEFEKDGFIVDDEDEEEDEEGEEEEQKSDDERRKKKKKKKRESEDFTLDEDDYMLLQDNNITGISRPKPGNKFKRLKKAGRESEMDERSGYSDDDGTGKKRTGKERVEYSLFGDHQDAPFEDILEEDQQAEEVEVVEDEDDEMADFIVEDEIDENGQVVRKKKIKKKLPRQAAGVSSSALQEAHDIFGDVDDLLALRKQDLEREAANSGDLRGNRLEDEFEPFILAEKYMTAKDEQIKEIDVPERMQLSEELTGYPSTDSTMIEEESIWIHNQLTGDGFLSFFGNEHVNKDIDQKDIANVLTMLHVNKFEIPFIAMYRKENCPSLFKDLDSNEQGNENDVPKMRWHKLLWAVQTLDKKWLLLQKRKVALELYYDKRFDDENRRIDDVTRQDLNRQLYNSIIEALKDAKSEKEVEDVDAKFNLHFPPGEVEEEGQFKRPKRKSLYNICHKAGLWEVANQFGRSAEQLGHHLTLTKIPEAGELDSGKDSPEEVAANFMCAMFETPQDVLRGARHMAAVEIGCEPIVRKHIRSIFMNKAVVSTSPTPEGNTIIDPYHQLSGVKWLREKPLNKFVDAQWLLIQKAEEEKLLKVNIKLPENAKKELMSEARENYLSDCVSKSAQLWDEQRKMILDDAFFNFLLPSMEKEARSLLTAKAKNWLHMEYGKQLWNKVTVAPWKKKDTDKKDADIDLDDESELRVMACCWGPGKPATTFVMLDSSGELVDVLYAGSISSRSQGVAESQRKKNDQQRVLKFMTDHQPHVVCVGTSNYNCRQLKDDIYEVIFKIVEDHPRDVNPQMENFSIVYGDESVPRLYENSRISSDQFPGQSGIVKRAVALGRYLQNPLAMIATLCGPGKEILSWKLHALEQFLTPDEKYEVVEQVMVDATNQIGFDVNLAASHEWHFSTLQFVAGLGPRKASALQKDLVREGSIFSRKELVKPLGRKVFMNASGFLRVRRSGAAAASAQIIDLLEDTRIHPESYVLAKNLAKDVYAEVAPHEANEMDDDEQEMAIEHVRERSDMLKRLDIDEYIKSISEEFRKKETLQDIQMELLCGFSDWRNPYTEPSPDEEFWMLSGETEDTISEGRIVQVTVRNIQENKIICTFDSGLKAIVMADNYSDDGFDPESSQLHEGDVLTGKIRNVNKNRFMVYLTCKSSEMRRRPYTRGDRDPYYHEQDMAPTEQDKARKQKEIAKKHFKPRMIVHPHFQNLTAEEAMQFLSDKEPGEKVIRPSSRGPSFLTLTLKIFDDVYAHKEITEGGKDHKDITSLLRLGKTLTIDNETFEDLDEVIDRYVDPLVGHLKSMLSYRKFRKGLKNEVDEMLRVEKAENPMRIVYCFGISHEHPGTFILSYVRSTNPHHEYVGLYPKGFRFRKRDFDNIDRLVSYFQKNIDKPPPDSGPSMRNVAAMVPMKNSAWGSGSGVGGGNDGWRGDGNNDRGRPFSGRSGGRFDSRNSSGGRGREHGRGRGNFGNDDNGGGWSGNGGGSSGGWTDNIGSGGGGWGTGGTGGSWGGGGSTGGGSGGGDAGWGGAGGDSNRGSGGSGGGWGAAAGGADSAGGGGSGGWGAAAGGTDGAGGSNDSGWGSAKKLVPAQDGGSRWGSSGAGGGW; encoded by the exons ATGGCTGGGGGCACGGTGCTCTCCGATGAGGAAG ATGATATCGAGGTCGACGAGGAGGATCCGCGGCCGTCGCGGAGGGGCAGGAACGATATGGACGATcgcgacgacgatgacgaggaggacgaggaag AGGATGGCCAGGACGAATTTGAGAAGGATGGCTTCATAGTGGATGATGAagacgaggaggaagacgaggaaggagaggaagaggaacagaAGAGTGACGATGAGAGGcgtaagaagaaaaagaaaaagaaaag GGAATCAGAAGACTTCACGCTTGATGAGGATGACTACATGTTGCTCCAGGATAATAACATCACTGGCATCAGTCGGCCAAAGCCT GGAAACAAGTTTAAGCGCTTGAAGAAGGCTGGAAGGGAATCTGAAATGGATGAGCGCTCTGGTTACTCAGACGATGATGGAACAGGGAAAAAGCGTACTGGCAAGGAGAGGGTTGAGTACAGCTTATTTGGTGACCATCAAG ATGCACCCTTTGAGGACATTCTTGAGGAGGATCAGCAGGCAGAGGAAGTTGAGGTTGTTGAAGACGAAGACGATGAAATGGCTGATTTCATTGTTGAAGACGAAATCGATGAGAATGGCCAAGTTGTAAG AAAGAAGAAGATTAAAAAGAAGTTACCACGACAAGCAGCAGGTGTATCGTCATCTGCTCTGCAAGAGGCCCATGACATATTTGGTGATGTTGATGACTTGTTAGCACTAAGAAAGCAAGATCTTGAGAGGGAAGCTGCTAATTCCGGTGACTTGAGAGGGAATAGGCTTGAAGACGAGTTTGAGCCATTTATTCTTGCAGAGAAGTATATGACAGCAAAAGATGAGCAAATAAAAGAAATTGATGTACCTGAGAGGATGCAG TTGTCTGAAGAATTGACTGGCTATCCTTCAACGGATAGCACGATGATAGAGGAAGAGAGCATATGGATACACAATCAACTAACTGGTGATgggtttctttccttttttggcAATGAGCATGTGAACAAGGATATTGACCAGAAGGACATTGCTAACGTCTTGACCATGTTACATGTCAACAAATTTGAA ATTCCATTCATTGCAATGTATAGAAAGGAGAATTGCCCAAGCCTGTTCAAAGACCTTGATTCAAATGAACAGGGTAATGAAAATGATGTGCCTAAAATGAGGTGGCATAAG CTGCTCTGGGCAGTTCAGACGTTAGACAAAAAATGGCTGCTTCTTCAGAAGCGCAAGGTTGCTTTGGAGTTGTATTATGATAAAAGATTTGATGATGAGAATCGGAGGATAGATGATGTCACAAGGCAGGACCTAAACAGGCAACTTTATAATTCTATCATTGAAGCACTAAAGGATGCTAAATCTGAGAAAGAGGTGGAGGATGTTGATGCAAAATTCAATTTACATTTTCCTCCTGGTGAAGTTGAAGAAGAAGGCCAATTTAAACGGCCAAAAAGGAAATCCCTGTACAATATTTGTCACAAGGCAGGGTTATGGGAGGTTGCCAACCAATTTGGTCGCAGTGCTGAGCAATTAGGTCACCATCTGACATTAACAAAGATACCT GAAGCAGGTGAGCTGGATAGCGGTAAAGACTCTCCTGAAGAGGTTGCTGCAAATTTCATGTGTGCAATGTTTGAAACACCACAAGATGTTCTTCGGGGCGCGAGACACATG GCAGCAGTTGAGATTGGTTGCGAGCCTATTGTAAGAAAGCATATTCGAAGCATCTTCATGAATAAAGCAGTTGTGTCAACAAGCCCCACACCAGAGGGCAATACCATCATAGATCCATATCATCAACTATCAGGTGTTAAGTGGCTGAGAGAGAAACCACTGAACAAGTTTGTAGATGCACAGTGGCTTCTTATTCAGAAAGCAGAGGAAGAAAAGCTCCTCAAAGTTAACATAAAATTGCCagaaaatgcaaagaaagaacTCATGTCTGAGGCTCGTGAGAATTATCTAAGTGACTGTGTGAGCAAGTCTGCACAATTGTGGGATGAGCAACGAAAGATGATACTGGATGATGCCTTCTTCAATTTCCTTCTTCCATCAATGGAAAAGGAAGCTCGATCGCTGTTGACAGCAAAAGCCAAAAATTGGCTTCATATGGAATATGGGAAACAGTTGTGGAACAAGGTTACTGTTGCTCCTTGGAAGAAGAAGGACACAGATAAAAAGGATGCTGAcattgatctggatgatgaatCGGAGTTGAGAGTTATGGCCTGCTGCTGGGGTCCTGGGAAGCCAGCAACTACCTTTGTAATGTTAGACTCATCAGGAGAATTGGTTGATGTTCTATATGCGGGTTCTATCAGTAGCAGGTCTCAAGGAGTTGCTGAGTCGCAGCGGAAGAAGAATGACCAGCAGCGAGTTTTAAAGTTTATGACTGATCATCAGCCACATGTTGTGTGTGTGGGAACATCAAACTACAATTGCAGACAACTCAAGGATGATATTTATGAG gttatttttaaaattgtaGAAGACCATCCGAGAGATGTGAACCCGCAAATGGAAAATTTTAGCATTGTCTATGGTGATGAGTCTGTACCTCGCTTGTATGAGAACTCTCGAATATCTTCAGATCAATTTCCTGGCCAGTCAG GTATTGTGAAGCGGGCTGTGGCACTTGGACGTTACCTTCAGAATCCATTGGCAATGATTGCAACACTGTGTGGACCTGGAAAAGAGATACTTTCGTGGAAACTGCATGCGCTTGAACAGTTTCTTACTCCTGATGAAAAGTATGAAGTTGTTGAGCAAGTAATGGTTGATGCAACAAATCAGATAGGTTTTGACGTTAATCTTGCTGCTAGCCATGAGTGGCATTTTTCAACTTTGCAATTTGTTGCTGGTCTGGGTCCACGCAAAGCTTCAGCTTTGCAGAAAGATCTGGTAAGAGAGGGATCCATTTTTAGTCGTAAGGAGCTTGTAAAACCTCTAGGCAGGAAAGTATTcatgaatgcttctgggtttTTACGTGTTCGACGGAGTGGTGCAGCTGCTGCCAGTGCTCAAATCATTGATCTGCTTGAGGATACTAGGATCCATCCCGAATCATATGTATTGGCAAAGAATTTGGCCAAGGATGTCTATGCTGAGGTTGCACCACATGAAGCGAATGAAATGGATGATGACGAGCAAGAGATGGCAATTGAGCATGTAAGAGAAAGGTCAGATATGCTCAAACGTCTTGACATTGATGAATATATAAAGAGTATTTCAGAAGAATTCCGTAAGAAGGAAACACTGCAGGACATACAGATGGAACTGCTGTGCGGGTTTTCTGATTGGAGGAACCCCTATACCGAGCCAAGCCCAGATGAGGAATTCTGGATGCTTTCTGGTGAAACTGAAGATACCATATCTGAAGGAAGGATTGTTCAAGTAACTGTTCGTAATATACAAGAGAATAAAATTATTTGCACTTTTGATTCTGGTTTGAAAGCCATAGTTATGGCAGACAATTATTCTGATGATGGCTTTGACCCTGAGTCATCACAGTTACATGAAGGTGATGTGTTAACCGGCAAAATTAGGAATGTTAATAAAAATAGGTTCATGGTTTATTTAACATGCAAGTCTAGTGAAATGAGGAGAAGACCATACACCAGAGGTGATCGGGATCCTTACTATCATGAACAAGACATGGCACCGACTGAACAAGATAAGGCTcgaaaacaaaaggaaattgCAAAGAAACATTTCAAGCCCCGGATGATTGTTCATCCTCACTTTCAGAACCTGACAGCGGAAGAAGCCATGCAG TTTTTATCAGATAAAGAACCTGGTGAGAAGGTCATTCGGCCAAGTTCTAGGGGACCATCATTTCTGACTCTTACCCTGAAAATTTTTGATGACGTCTATGCACACAAGGAGATAACTGAAGGTGGAAAGGATCACAAAGATATCACAAGTTTGCTTCGCCTGGGAAAAACATTGACAATTGATAACGAAACTTTTGAAGACCTTGATGAG GTTATAGACAGATATGTGGATCCGTTGGTAGGACACCTGAAGAGCATGCTCTCTTACCGTAAATTCAGGAAGGGGTTAAAAAACGAGGTTGATGAAATGTTAAGGGTAGAGAAGGCAGAGAATCCTATGAGAATAGTATATTGTTTTGGAATATCTCATGAACATCCAGGCACCTTCATATTGTCATATGTTAGGAGTACAAATCCACATCATGAATATGTTGGGTTATACCCGAAGGGCTTCAGATTTCGAAAGAGAGATTTCGACAACATTGATCGCCTCGTATCGTATTTCCAGAAGAATATTGACAAACCACCGCCTGATTCTGGACCATCAATGCGGAATGTTGCTGCAATGGTGCCTATGAAAAATTCAGCTTGGGGTTCTGGTagtggtgttggtggtggaaaTGATGGATGGAGGGGAGATGGTAATAATGATAGGGGTAGACCTTTCTCTGGAAGATCAG GAGGGAGGTTTGATTCAAGGAACAGTTCTGGTGGTCGTGGACGAGAGCATGGGCGAGGTCGAGGTAACTTTGGCAATGACGACAATGGTGGAGGTTGGAGTGGTAATGGTGGTGGCAGCAGTGGGGGATGGACTGATAACATTGGCAGTGGTGGAGGCGGATGGGGCACAGGTGGCACTGGTGGCTCCTGGGGTGGTGGTGGTAGTACTGGCGGAGGATCTGGAGGCGGGGATGCTGGATGGGGTGGAGCTGGCGGTGACAGCAACCGTGGTAGTGGTGGCAGTGGAGGAGGCTGGGGAGCAGCTGCTGGTGGCGCTGACagtgccggtggtggtggtagtggaGGTTGGGGAGCAGCTGCTGGTGGAACTGACGGTGCTGGTGGCTCTAACGACTCTGGTTGGGGCAGCGCCAAAAAGTTGGTCCCAGCACAGGATGGTGGAAGCAGGTGGgggtcctccggcgccggtgGTGGCTGGTGA
- the LOC133885137 gene encoding protein ABA AND ROS SENSITIVE 1-like, with protein MDQRKAIFRAKLRETKDKQQRRIDPSLVRYNEYDQPICRVCNITLKSEALWPAHQVSRKHHEAKAAAAAKAAAGAGSRGNSARQEQPVEPQKEKSSTLPTNFFDNQGTKRQSDDASSEGRSVRREVSVIQPKTKEASTNKQPVRLDQMAKKGSQTNTNAKGILPGNFFDYEAEDEAPAPAPKELTSTSGNTASSNHMQVKGVPDGFFDNNKNGNGMQPSEPSSFSKEAKSAETAQVKGSLPEGFFDNKDADLRARGIQPQKVVMNDVYKEFEKEIQEDLQEVDDRLEEEEIDAAAEREEYLTLEQQEYRQQVDMLKKQLIESKAARTAKANSKPVGMDMESSSDSSSDEEDDNTDFAVDWRAQHLK; from the exons ATGGATCAGAGGAAGGCCATCTTCCGCGCCAAGCTCCGCGAGACCAAGGATAAGCAGCAGAGGCGCATCGACCCCTCGCTCGTcag GTATAATGAATACGATCAGCCCATCTGCAGGGTCTGCAATATTACGCTGAAGTCTGAAGCACTTTGGCCGGCACACCAAGTGTCACGGAAACACCACGAG GCAAAAGCCGCAGCAGCTGCTAAGGCTGCAGCAGGTGCAGGATCTCGGGGCAATAGTGCTAGGCAGGAACAACCAGTGGAGCCTCAGAAAGAAAAATCTTCCACATTACCTACCAATTTTTTTGATAATCAGGGGACTAAAAGGCAAAGTGATG ATGCTAGTTCTGAAGGAAGGTCTGTGCGTCGTGAAGTGTCTGTTATTCAACCGAAGACCAAAGAAGCAAGCACAAATAAACAACCTGTTAGGCTGGACCAAATGGCAAAGAAAGGGAGTCAAACCAATACCAATGCCAAAGGAATCCTTCCAGGGAATTTTTTTGACTATGAAGCGGAAGATgaagctccagctccagctccaaaaGAGCTGACTAGTACATCTGGAAACACCGCTAGTTCAAATCACATGCAGGTGAAAGGTGTACCTGATGGCTTCTTTGATAACAACAAAAATGGCAATGGCATGCAACCTAGCGAGCCCAGTTCATTTTctaaagaagcaaagagtgcagaAACTGCTCAGGTAAAAGGATCATTGCCAGAAGGTTTTTTCGATAACAAGGATGCGGATCTCCGTGCACGTGGTATCCAACCTCAAAAAGTCGTCATGAA CGATGTGTACAAAGAATTTGAGAAGGAAATTCAGGAGGACTTGCAGGAAGTTGATGACCGACTTGAAGAAGAGGAG ATTGATGCTGCTGCTGAGAGGGAGGAGTACTTGACTCTAGAGCAACA GGAGTACAGGCAGCAAGTAGATATGTTGAAGAAACAACTCATAGAGTCAAAAGCTGCCCGTACTGCTAAAGCAAATAGCAAACCTGTTGGTATGGACATGGAGTCCAGCAGCGAttcatcaagtgatgaagaggatgacaaCACAGATTTTGCTGTTGACTGGAGAGCACAACATTTGAAATGA